The window TCAAGtccaagaaaggaaaaaaaatctttcacCAATGTAAGCATCTGACAAACCGGCAAAGTGGAATTATCTCATCTTCAATTTCACGGGTCCAAAGAGAATACTCCATTTGTAAGGCAGTGATGGGATGAACTGCATGGGCTCTCCTTATTGTGTCAACACTAGCTTCTGACAACccaatatattttatttttccttcctccACCAGCTTCTTAAGCTCCCCCATCTGCCTTGTGAAAAGCATATCAAGGCTAACAGTTACAAGATCTAATGAgtcaaattaaattgattatCAGTAAGATGATTAAAGGTCTCTTGATACTTACCGTCTCCTCTATTGGCACTGAAGTGTCCACACGGTGCTGATAGTAGAGATCAATATAATCCACATCAAGCCGCTTAAGACTAGATTCACAGCAGTACCGAACATATTCAGGAGTACCCTTGATCTCAAATTGAAGCCCCTCTAAAACAATAATACCAAATTTTGTTGCTAGTTGAATTTGATCTCGGGGAAGCTGCTTCAAGGcctaaaagtaaaagaaaattaattttgtttatgtGTGCTAGACTccacatgtttttttttttttttgaaagttagatGGACTCCACATGTTTCTCAGGCTATTTCACCATAAAAAGATTTTGGAcagaaaacattaaaaatattatatattcaCAATCAAAGTCCTTCCATATAAGCGAAGCAGAAGCTTGATTCACAGTTTTATTCCATATTCCAATTTGCTTTGGTGCATCTCCTCATACTTACTCTGTATTGGTTATTTAAGTTGATGTATAGTAAATCATTTTATCTATCATTTAAATGAAGAGATGTAATAGCTTAACAAGTAAAAGGAGGAGGGGAGGAAATGGTGAGAGTGTACCTTGCCAACCATGATCTCATTATCATGGTTTTCTCCATAGACATCTGCTGTATCAAAGAAGGTGATACCTCTGTAAAAAGCTTCCTTTATAACTGAACATCCATCTTCATGCGAGAGAGGGGCATTTAACATTCCAGAAAGCCCTCCACATCCAAAACCTAGTCTAGAAACCTGCAGGCCAGAAGGTAACACGATGAGGGAAAAGACTTTAGTCATCATTCAACAAAAATACTACAAATACAAATTATAGCAGTTAATAAGatagcaaaataaaataaaattttatgtttgtaCCATTCAATAACACTACCAATTCTATTAAGTTGTTTATAAATTGAGCTGTCAAATGAAACTTTAGAATCTGAATCCTATTTTTGATTGGTTATTGTCCATATGATCTTGTTCTGGCATAGAACAAGTAATAATCAAAAACATTTCCATATCAAGGTGTGTCCAAACTTAGAATAGGATGCAAAAAACAGTAAAgaccaaattgaaattgacTAATGAGTTTTTTTATAGTATGAAGTAAGTTTGCTGAGAAGGACTAAGAACGTTAATTGGGAAATAGCTAGAGGGAGTATACACCagtccttttttctttttcttaccaATTTTTTTGACCATGAACTCCTTCATAGGATTCAAATGACTTTACCAATTATCCATGTTTCCACTCATACTGTAGTTTGGAatgaaagcaaaagaaagtttCCCTTTTTCCAATTCTTTCCTGCCCAAGTTTAGTAATTTTAAGTTTCATAAACATGAGAcatgaagaagaaataaaaccCAGAAAAGGAAACGAAGAAACAGGCAGACTAAAGTATTATCATCCTATCATTGAAGTTATTGGTAAATAGTTGAATTTTAAATCTTGAGTTGTTGGTTGAGCAAGTATAATCTGAGTTTTGTTTACCTCCAAGCCTTGATTGCCTAGTTTTACTCTTGGCATCTGGACCCTCTCTTCCATTTTCAGACAGCCAAAACTCCAATGCTCAGTTTCACTTTGAAGATGCTTTCTTTACTAATTGAATGGAACACGCCCACAACCTTTTATTTCATCTGCCATTGCCAAATTTTGGCAGTTGCAAGCCCGGCCCGACCCAAACGACTTGTCCGGTCTATTATTAACTGAGCCAATATGCAGCCAAGGTTTGGCAAACGACGTCGCCACAATGCAGCCAAGCGAAACGGTGCCGTTTTAAATCTTATATACGGAAGTAATTAACTGTTCGGTAGTGGAAGCTCAAATAAATGTGAAAAGTCCAAACATCTGGCTTCTTCGTGAAATTGAACCAAATCAAATCagggaaaaaaaagtaaaaaaaaaaaactccaaaTCGAAATCCAAAAAGATGGAAAAGGGATGGGGAAAGATGTGGGCTTTGATGGTTTTGCTTCTTTTGAATTGGGTGAGTAACGTCTCCTCCCTTTCGGTGACCGTAAACGAAGTCGAGTGCGTGTATGAATACGTGCTTTACGAAGGGGACACGGTTTCAGGCAACTTTGTCGTCGTCGACCACGATATTTTCTGGAGCTCTGATCACCCCGGCATTGATTTCACTGTGAGTTTATTACCTGATCTCTAAATGCGATGTCTTTTTCGTGAATTTTGGTTGATTTGATGTCTGGGTATTGGATTCCTTACAGTAAAGGTCACgttctgttttatttttttatgctt is drawn from Theobroma cacao cultivar B97-61/B2 chromosome 4, Criollo_cocoa_genome_V2, whole genome shotgun sequence and contains these coding sequences:
- the LOC18603063 gene encoding perakine reductase translates to MEERVQMPRVKLGNQGLEVSRLGFGCGGLSGMLNAPLSHEDGCSVIKEAFYRGITFFDTADVYGENHDNEIMVGKALKQLPRDQIQLATKFGIIVLEGLQFEIKGTPEYVRYCCESSLKRLDVDYIDLYYQHRVDTSVPIEETMGELKKLVEEGKIKYIGLSEASVDTIRRAHAVHPITALQMEYSLWTREIEDEIIPLCRELGIGIVAYSPLGHGFFGGKAVVESLPSGSLIGMHPRFYGENLENNKIIYNRLSNLATKHACTVAQLALAWLLHQGDDMIPIPGTTKFKNIKENIGSLALKLTQEDLIEICNAVPIDEVSGPREVASLSKYACKFADTPSNMKNVTQKDRVRLE